The DNA segment TAGATGGTCAATTCTTAATGCACGTGTTTATCTTCTTTTAAACTATCTAGACAGAAAAAGGCAAGACTTGAAACGTTAGGACCAGAATTAGCAGCAGCCCATTTTATTGTTGGAAGAGGAGGAGCTGTTAAATTATTGGACAGAAATCGTTGGATTAAAAGGGATCATACTGGAGCATATACTTTACCACGATGGATGATGGACAATATGTTTGTAGAAGGAATTGATGCTTCATACTCGGATTTATTATATGAAGGGCTTGAGAACTTAGGTATTTATATTTGTCGTGGAAACTGACAATAAAATGTTGTACTGTGGATTCAGCTCTGGGATTCAGTATTgttttttcatgtatttgttggatacaaattttcatggttttttgtGGGTACagttaaacaaaacacaaaattaagtctttctatatatgaaaatattgagatgtggtatgattgccaaatgtTGTGGTTATTTTATATGCATGTATGCAAACTTTGGCAGAACCACAAATATCTATGAGAATACATAGGCAAACAACccattattgtaaaatatcaaggCATACACAACAAGCATGGCGATACATTCTACTGCATCCACACAGCATGAGCATATGTTAATAAATGAATTTCCGGACTATTATAATGTTTCTTCATCTAATTACCAAATGGAGatatttaaaatcaatgaaagcatgattgatatttttcagAGGGATTACAGAAAGTGAAATTCTTGAATTTAAGCAACTGTCCATATATAGATGATTTTTGCCTGTCAAAACTTCAAATGTTGTCTGATACTTTAGAGGTTCTTGATGTTAGTGGTTGTGAGAGAGTCACAGAACATGGCATAGCATGTATACATCATCTACCGTAAGTAACAACTTCTGATATGATTAGATAGACTGtgatttattttagtttaatgCCTTGTAAttgcaaaaattaattttatctgTAAAAATCAACTTCtcatcttattttcatttaatgtcttcattaattcaaattcaattcaaattaaaaaaaatgtattgccaTTACACCATACATTTATAGTATGTGTTGTTTCTCATAGTTGAAGGATGTATGGTGACTTATAATTGCAtatatccacttcatttgaactctggtggTTACACAAGCAAgtactaattttaatttttatgtttcgTTTTTTTGTCTTTCAGAAATCTCAAGGTTCTAAATATTGCAGACACACCAAATgtgaaacaaaaagaaatactgACACTATATTTAGAAGAACTATTACCCCAGTGTATTATACGTGGTGTTGATCATGTGTCAATCAATCAGGGTGATACAGACTCGCTCAAACATGAAGAAATTTCAAGCGTTTTGGACACTAATAAATTCATAGAAGACTTAGTGCGAAATGAAAATATCACAGTTGAGGACCTTTATAAGGAATTCATAGAAAAAGATCATACCCAGAGCCTAGACAGTGGTAGAATTTCTAATGACTTTGATTGTAAACTTTCCCATTCTGAAGTGGATAAAATGAAGCTAACATCatgacatatttgatttattaaacatACAGTTGTTTTAAGTAATGATCTTTTCTTtagttcaattatttttatctgTAAATGTGTTAGATTGATTGTTCAGCAAAAACTTAACATAACAACCAAAGCCAATGAATTGTATTGGTCAATCATGTATGTTTAATCTACAGTATGCTTTTATGACTGAATACTTTaagtgcctgtccaaagtcagcaGCTGGTTGTTCAgaggttgtcgttggttcatgtctgtcatatttgtatttattaatttgttttgttataaattaggtcATAAATTTTcgatttgtttcatatttttcttatagTTGACGTTATCATATGAGTTTTTCACCATCATTGAAGGCTGTACTGtggcctataattgcttacattcaCTTTATTTAACTTTTGGTGGACAGATATCTCATTATTGGCATACCACATCTAATCTTATATTATACAACAAGTATAATGTAAAATTAACGTTATCATTattccatgaaaatgaggtaaggTCAAATGAACTCTGCACACAAAGACCAAGCACACCTTGCTATCATTTCAATCCATGGTCATTATCATTccattcaacaaatatatttgaccCACTATATATTGTGTCTGAGATATGCACTTGACCATGGAAACAACCTTGTTTTCTGATCCATGagatgaggtcaaggtcaggagAACCATGTCTGATGGACATGAAGAAATTACAAGAATACTATATTTTAgtaaccaaatatagttatcttaGAACTCATGATaaatgagacattttttttagtagtcactgaaccatgaaaactgGGCCAAGGACAATGATCATATCACAGATGGCAAATTTGAAACACAATGGATCTATATGTATAAACAAAGTATGAATCATTCAATTCCTCTACCCCCTGATATATAAAgctatataaaatacaatgagTTCATGCTGTTGCCACCACCATCACCATGCGATTGTTTTTTGTATGCCTTGCATTCTGCATCTTGTGTTAAATGTCAGTTAACAAAGAACAAATGAAATTAGCTCTCTGACCTACACCCCTTTCTCTACGTTTGCagcatttttcatttctataaatCAAAGATATACTCAAACCTGCTTGTTCAATCCATTCCACTTTAATATCAAACCAGTTTGGGAAAAAGTATAATCTATGTGCTTACACACTCACCATAAGCAAATTGGATATTTACCCagaaaattattacaaatgCCTTCTATCTacagactgaaaaaaaaacatgaatagaAATTATTGACTAGtcttctttaatatatattttatggtcTAAAAAGATCACAATTGCAAACACgtcgataaaaaaaatagtgctccgtcatttttcattttggttaATGAGTTGTTGCCTTCTATATTCCCACACCAGCAGTGCTCCACTAACATGAACATTCAATGATCTAATAATTCCTTGTTGAGGTATTTCTACACAAACATCTAATTGATTGATGAGTTGGACAGGTATTCCTTCCTTCTCATTcctgaaaaatatcaattttattcttaaaaagtaaagaaaatgcAATAAAACAATGTCAATGGGGTATTTCATCAAATGAAAACCATTTTAGTTCTCATACTGACACATGTGCTGTGTTCCTTCAAACATTGTAATAGAAATATTGAACactgttttactttcaaagttGTACTTTAGGGATAGGGATAAGTACATATTTTCCATACACTAGCACCACAGGCTCaccttatttattttcattttgcatGTGCTTTTCGAACTTTAAACAATCAATTTTTTcaattgttgggttttttttggtttgttattttgacttattttaacACTTGTGAAATGTTCCAGAATCATTTACAATCATTTTCTACTTCTATTGAATGATGGATATGGTAATACTGCAAACAATCACATACGGTAAAGCAGGTTATTTTCACGCATGTAAAATCACGATTTTCATTGAATCaggtatacaaattattttggcggagtcaaaacttttatcaatacctttacattgcacttttaaattggcagaagttattttggcaatttttttctATCCgtgaaaataagcgaaaataaCTCCCAGCAAAAATAACCTGCTttcaaactgttttaaaaaagtttttatccGAATTCTCTATTGGCAGGAAGAGGGGTGCAGACAATGTACCATTGTGAAATATACTGACTTGGTTAaccataactttttcaatatgcAATCATGTGACCATGACCTTCAATCTCTGACCAAGATATTAAATACGGATCTTATTCTACTCATGATAAATCACAGTACCTAAAACAAATAGAATGAAGTGCTTTACATACCCTAGTACCAGTAGTGATTTTTTTGGGAATGTGAAGTCTGTAAGTGATACACTATTTGCCGTCTGCTCAACTCCTATCAATGTATATCCCTCTTGTCTCTTCTCAGTAAGGTATTGGGGAAGGAACTCATCACAAACCtgtaagaaaaagaagaaatactTAAAGAATATGTTCAACATCTTTTACTTGAAATCAATATCCTCTTTATAGCATATCAGAACTCATCTTACAATTAAAAcctaaaataagtaaaatattactTGTTACAACATTTCACCATTAAAGTTTGGGTTCTTCTGTAACAAACTACCATTGTAGACATCtattactgtggatttatttatttttctgggtaccaattttagtgaatttatatttttgtagatatttCATTTCATGGTTTTTCAAGTCTACACACAGCCTAAAgatgatttttactgtattgaacatttaaatttgtggtgcATCCTTTCatatatttggtaaaataaagATACATTTACCACAATGGTTTTATTTGcatctgtgattttttttttacttatggtttaaTCAGAAACCTTGTCATACATTGGATAAGTTGAAAAAGGGACCTAACCCAGCAGCAGTCATTCCTATCACTCAGAACATCAACTAACCTCTATGATAGGTAACCATTTATGAGCTGTTACACTCAACTCTTTGAAAGTTTTGTCCTCAGTATATTTCATCTTCCCAATAACATACTGAGACACACCAAATATTTCACTGGTTCTACATAAACCTGCaggaaaaatattgaaataatctATGATATGTATTTTGATGCATAGATTAATTAAATCCTCAGTATACTGACCAAAGGATAAAACAGAACTGATCCACTAAGATATTCTTTTCAGTTGTGGCATTTGAATGAATTCACAGGGCAATGAACTCTGAACCTGATAGCAAGGTCAATGAAGGCTGTTGGATTCATTGCATGAAATGAAATCACATACATACTATTTCCAagtaatgtttttaaaagtcaaGATATTTAAATCTAATCCAGAAAATTTAATCTGACCAATCAAGGATGAAAATGATAGATGGATTAAATTTTGATGTTCAACTTACAGCTTCAAATTTAGTGTGCATATTCAAAGCAATAACATGTTAATAggaatcaaaagtttttatattcCTTCAAATTTGACATGCTCAATGGTGttcaaaaaggttaaaaaaaattatgaactcTTTATAATAGCTTAAAATTATCCCACTAAGAATAAAGCATAAGTTTACCTCCTAAATTTGGTATTTTATCAATCAAAGAAGTAACAACAACAAGACCATCATCATCTCTCTTTCTGTTGCTATATTCCAGTTCATCCTGAACTTCGTCATCTGGTAACATTAGTTTCCATGGCATTATCTTCTTCTGGACATCACCTTCAACATTGTCTTCTATGTCACTATCCTCTTCCCCAGCACCActtttttctgtcaaaaaatAGGTTAGATTAGAGTGGACCCATACAAGTGTCTCATCTACAAAACAGCTATGCCAATATACAGAAATAGTGTGAATATACACAAATGCATCTTCTGCATACCAGTTTTGTCAATGTACAGATATGGTTAGAAAATGCctataatacatataaaaatacaagaaattaatatttattgtaaagGATGGGCAATAAAATACTTTACAGGTAACACCCCTTGGGGGATGTCCTTTTTTCTTACACTTTGTTTTACAGTGTTGTTTGTCtgtctatttttattaaattggtATACTTAAATTCAAATAACTCGTATCATTATTtgctgaaaataaatatatgcaattcatgtagtaaaattgagaatggaaaaggggaatgtgtcaaagagacaacaacctgaccacagaacagacaacagcaggtcaccaacaggtcttcaatgcagggACAAATTCCTGCAcccttcagttggcccctaaacaaatgtatatactagttcagtaaaaatgaacgccatattaaactccaaattgtacacaagaaactaaaattaaaaataatacaagactaactaaggccagaggctcctgacttgggacaggtgcaaaaatgtggcggggttaaggtcaaggaacagtaaatgggctatgttgCAGATTTTGCTCAAATTTTGCATACGATCTTGGCTCGGTGAACTACAACTGacaatcgaaaaaataatgcatttatctcttatattatctgaaatattgcagattgatttcttttaatatgggtgaatatttgtatagaaagcataTACAATCGAcagaaaaacatacaaattttgtcttaaaatcgccaaatcttttattctactccatagatttttctttaaaaactgtatgttgttgacacataaaattccgttataatgatccaaaataaagatagggtcaccgacttcgtttgttgtctaataataattttttcaccttgttggtagtgaaaaacgtaaaaaatcaacattttacgGCCTCCAACACGGCGACGTTACGATAATTTCGACGTTTTAtcggattttttcacaaagaacacAACATTGAATGATGTGTACcgaaaaaacgaagtcggtgaccctatctttatttaaCATCATTATAACggtaatttatgtatcaacaacatatagttttttaagaaaaatctatggagtagaattagagatttggcgattttaagtcaaattttagaaggttttatgccgattttatgtgctttctatgcAAATGCTCACCAATTTTGTAataattcaatcagtaatattttaaatgataaatgagataaatgcattattttttcgatttttagttggagttcatcgagccagagttgtatgcaaaattttactTCAATCTGTGACATAACCCATTTACTGTTACTTGaccttaaacatgtttatgagatctcaaccctcccccctatacctctagctaatgtagaaaagtaaacgcataacaatacgcacattaaaattcagttcaagagaagtctgagtctggtGTCAGTACATGAAAACCAAAATTAATGTTCACATTTTCAATAGTCTATTTTCCAATACCAAATTGCCCTGTAATTAGAGATCCCTTGTttagttgtctcccttatgagggacattaatttttttttacaatagagAGCTAGCAGAAAgaaaatttcaggaaatttACCTTAGCCTAAAGTGAATAATCTTTTGGGTTTTAAGCTGAATACttttgacatcataattattCTTCATGAAAAAATTAGTTAAACCACCGATACATCACCTTCAATTCATCATGCTTTGAATTGGCAATATCCATTTTTTTCCAGTATAAAACCAGTCTATGattgacaaagggaagtaatttttttaaaaagtgtgtaataacAGAAACAAATCGGTAAATGGCAAATAGACTTTTAAGATATAATACCTGGGTTTTTAAATCTCCAGCTTCCAGGAGTCTCAGATTTTAGACCATCTTTATCACTGTAAACTGGTACACATGAATCCTCAGTGGACATTATCTGTTCAAACTGTTGTGGTGAGATCCATTCATCATCAGGTATACCAAACAACCAgggtaaagtttgaaaaattgtctGAAATTGAtgcatgaaatttatttttccaactGAGGTCCCACACAGGGGATTTAAAGGTATCATAATGGAGTAATGGGAGAGGTATCATTATGGCGATAGGAAAGGCAGAAAAAGGCATCTCCAAGGAAAAAGTGTTAAGAATCAAGTTTGAATAAAGCCAACACCATTAAGAAACAATTTGACTATGTAAATAGCTGAAAATGCTCTCCATATATACTTTGACATGTAATAATCTCCATCTGCTTTTAAACAAAAGATAAGTTCAAGTACAGGTATATGCAAATGTGGAGGTATTCTACAAGGTACTTCTTTAATACCCTCAATTTAATTGGCAGTACTAATAAGGAAGGACAGACTTACTTCAATACTATGATTTGtccaaaattgaaaatgacattacactgtattttttttcttcttttcttggCATCCCTTTGATCAATTTTATGCATAAATTTGAGTACTAACACTGTGTTCTAGTCAATAGAGATTAACAACTTTTATCATATCCCCCTTTCAGACAACCTTTGAGTTACTTATGCATAATGTTATATAACTAAAGGAAACAATAAATTGACATAACAATAA comes from the Mytilus trossulus isolate FHL-02 chromosome 3, PNRI_Mtr1.1.1.hap1, whole genome shotgun sequence genome and includes:
- the LOC134711400 gene encoding uncharacterized protein LOC134711400 isoform X2, with amino-acid sequence MALRRVLCRYSLLRTNPLCGIVKREAHGKTEEEVAEDKQFRFEGLQPHHYAFLNQDLDWKLFVHKAKLKTFKALQDDQKQKKARLETLGPELAAAHFIVGRGGAVKLLDRNRWIKRDHTGAYTLPRWMMDNMFVEGIDASYSDLLYEGLENLEGLQKVKFLNLSNCPYIDDFCLSKLQMLSDTLEVLDVSGCERVTEHGIACIHHLPNLKVLNIADTPNVKQKEILTLYLEELLPQCIIRGVDHVSINQGDTDSLKHEEISSVLDTNKFIEDLVRNENITVEDLYKEFIEKDHTQSLDSGRISNDFDCKLSHSEVDKMKLTS
- the LOC134711400 gene encoding uncharacterized protein LOC134711400 isoform X1, giving the protein MHIKFLRRVLCRYSLLRTNPLCGIVKREAHGKTEEEVAEDKQFRFEGLQPHHYAFLNQDLDWKLFVHKAKLKTFKALQDDQKQKKARLETLGPELAAAHFIVGRGGAVKLLDRNRWIKRDHTGAYTLPRWMMDNMFVEGIDASYSDLLYEGLENLEGLQKVKFLNLSNCPYIDDFCLSKLQMLSDTLEVLDVSGCERVTEHGIACIHHLPNLKVLNIADTPNVKQKEILTLYLEELLPQCIIRGVDHVSINQGDTDSLKHEEISSVLDTNKFIEDLVRNENITVEDLYKEFIEKDHTQSLDSGRISNDFDCKLSHSEVDKMKLTS